From a single Rhizobium lusitanum genomic region:
- a CDS encoding AI-2E family transporter: protein MDIAKGTRKQERKLAIAREKRTSAWMETLQADTAQLDGATPARDIVKDGLDIASAWALIGIFLILAFAAVNMMSIILIPVTLAVVVGMILGLAAERLSKLGVPRVLNAVLLSSAVALVIFLFINALAGPLARLAQEGPDVFQRTIDRLMPYLERIKWLHITPQTFESGPMSISVLLENTGNVLHVVTSSLTPAIVQGLIFFAALLLFLAGRVSLRKTIIMAFSNRMSRLAAIRIINAVEQVLGFYFATAALIYASLGVIMTIIAYAGGLSAPILWGVFAFLSSFIPFLGIATMTIALAIAGIITHDDIIFALAPAVAFFSVHLAVENLVFPAVMGRQWELNPFVVFLAIIFWTWMWGAVGAMLALPLSLVVMTVVNELFIEEKVRPQLPE from the coding sequence ATGGATATCGCCAAGGGCACACGCAAGCAGGAGCGCAAGCTGGCGATCGCGCGTGAAAAGCGCACCAGCGCCTGGATGGAAACGCTTCAGGCGGATACCGCACAATTGGACGGTGCCACGCCGGCCAGAGACATCGTGAAGGATGGGCTGGATATAGCCTCGGCCTGGGCTCTTATCGGCATCTTCCTCATCCTGGCGTTCGCTGCCGTCAACATGATGTCGATCATCCTCATTCCGGTGACACTCGCGGTGGTGGTCGGCATGATCCTCGGCCTTGCGGCGGAAAGGCTCAGCAAGCTTGGTGTTCCGCGCGTCCTCAATGCCGTCCTCCTGTCTTCGGCGGTGGCGCTGGTGATCTTCCTGTTCATCAATGCGCTTGCCGGACCGTTGGCCCGGTTGGCACAGGAGGGGCCGGACGTCTTTCAGCGCACCATTGACCGGCTGATGCCCTATCTCGAACGGATCAAATGGCTGCACATCACGCCGCAAACCTTTGAAAGCGGTCCGATGTCGATCAGTGTGTTGCTCGAAAACACCGGCAATGTGCTGCATGTTGTCACCAGCAGCCTGACGCCGGCCATCGTCCAGGGGCTAATCTTTTTTGCGGCCTTGCTGCTGTTCCTCGCCGGTCGCGTCAGCCTGCGCAAGACGATCATCATGGCCTTTTCCAACCGGATGTCACGATTGGCGGCGATCCGCATCATCAATGCGGTGGAACAGGTGCTCGGCTTCTATTTCGCGACCGCCGCACTGATCTATGCCAGCCTCGGCGTTATCATGACGATCATCGCCTATGCCGGCGGCCTGAGTGCGCCGATCCTTTGGGGCGTCTTCGCCTTTCTCTCCAGCTTCATTCCCTTCCTCGGTATCGCAACGATGACGATCGCGCTGGCGATTGCCGGCATCATCACCCATGACGATATCATTTTTGCCCTTGCACCTGCCGTCGCTTTTTTCTCCGTCCATCTGGCCGTGGAAAATCTGGTGTTTCCGGCCGTCATGGGCCGGCAATGGGAGCTCAATCCCTTTGTCGTCTTCCTCGCCATCATCTTCTGGACGTGGATGTGGGGCGCTGTCGGCGCCATGCTCGCTCTGCCGCTATCCCTGGTCGTGATGACCGTGGTCAACGAGTTGTTCATCGAGGAAAAGGTGCGGCCGCAATTGCCTGAATAA